The following proteins come from a genomic window of Metarhizium brunneum chromosome 2, complete sequence:
- the Rdh14 gene encoding Retinol dehydrogenase 14, whose translation MASVAKTIVATGLSSGIGLEVLKQLLEQATPYKVILGARDIKAASDAVARLQYDKTANAVAVLPLELANLKTVKAFAQQALDSVGGGKIDYLLLNAGMFKPADKESPGKWCEAAVVNHFSQHYLTHLLREKLVASKARIVVVSSGAIRNVEDPAVLEARLANGSGADGYSVYAGSKFTQLLGAHWWRRQLKGQCDVVAVSPGLIPNTGLGRGSGFQIPPNLPDAKSVPEGAQSVIAALSRSDFPEDSGRIFLTSWGEWWDKDVIGKTLDKELQDKWCPGKEVSERDAGLVP comes from the exons ATGGCTTCTGTTGCAAAGACCATCGTCGCCACAGGCCTCTCCTCGGGCATT GGCCTGGAAGTGCTGAAACAGCTCCTGGAGCAGGCCACTCCTTACAAAGTCATCCTTGGAGCGCGAGACATCAAAGCCGCCAGTGATGCCGTTGCCCGTCTTCAGTacgacaagacggccaatgCCGTGGCCGTACTGCCCCTCGAGTTGGCCAACTTGAAAACGGTCAAGGCTTTTGCTCAGCAGGCGCTGGACagtgtcggcggcggcaagattGATTATTTGCTCCTGAACGCCGGCATGTTCAAACCTGCGGACAAGGAGTCTCCTGGGAAGTGGTGCGAGGCGGCTGTTGTGAACCACTTTT CTCAGCATTATTTGACGCACTTGCTTCGCGAGAAGCTTGTTGCCTCCAAGGCGCGAATTGTCGTCGTTTCTTCTGGTGCTATTCGCAATGTTGAAGATCCTG CCGTCCTTGAAGCAAGGCTTGCCAATGGTTCCGGAGCCGACGGCTACTCTGTCTATGCCGGCAGCAAATTCACCCAACTACTCGGAGCGCATTGGTGGCGTCGCCAGCTCAAGGGCCAGTGTGACGTTGTGGCTGTTTCGCCGGGACTGATTCCCAACACTGGCCTTGGGCGCGGTTCAGGCTTCCAGATTCCCCCGAATTTGCCTGATGCCAAGTCGGTGCCCGAGGGTGCACAGAGCGTTATCGCGGCATTGTCTCGTAGTGACTTTCCAGAGGATTCAGGTCGCATTTTCTTGACGAGTTGGGGCGAGTGGTGGGACAAGGATGTAATTGGAAAGACTCTCGACAAGGAGCTGCAGGACAAGTGGTGTCCCGGCAAGGAGGTATCAGAGAGGGATGCTGGTCTTGTGCCATGA